GAGCAATTCCGTGAAAAGTTAGAAGCTGATACCGAAAAGCAAATTAAAGCTGTAATTATTACCCATAGTGAAACATCTACTGGGGTAATTAATGATCTTGAAACGATTAACCGTCATGTGAAAGCTCACGGTGAAGCTTTAATTATTGTTGACGCGGTTACTAGCTTGGGTGCGGCTAATGTACCTATTGATGCTTGGGGTCTAGATGTAGTTGGATCTGGCTCTCAAAAAGGCTATATGATTCCCCCAGGATTAGGTTTTGTCAGCGTTAGTCCTAAAGCTTGGGAAGCTTACGAAAAAGCGAAACTTCCAAAGTATTATTTAGATTTGAAGCCTTATCGCAAGAATGCTGCTAAAAATACTACTCCCTTTACTCCACCAGTTAATTTAATCATTGGGTTGCAAGCGGCGTTGCAAATGATGAAAGCTGAAGGTTTAGAATCTATCTTCGCTCGTCATCAACGTCAGATGAATGCTACCCGTGAAGCGATGAAAGCTTTGGGTTTACCTTTGTTTGCGCCAGATGGTGCTGGTAGTCCTGCTATTACTGCGGTAGCACCTACTATTGTGGATGCTGAACAAGTGCGTTCTGTAATGAAGAAACGCTTTGATATTGTTTTAGCTGGTGGACAAGACCACCTCAAAGGTAAAATTTTCCGTATCGGTCACTTAGGGTTTGTGAGCGATCGCGATATTCTTACTGCTGTTGGTTCTCTGGAAGCTACTTTAATCGAGTTAGGACATGAAGGCTTTACTTCCGGTGCTGGTGTTGCTGCTGCGGCTAAGGTAATTGCTAAATCTTAACTAAGACTTACGCAAAACAGGACGCGGGCAAGATGCCCGCACTACATTTGTAGACAGACGCGAAATTTCGCGTCTCTACATCCCCATGTATCTTGAAATTAAAAAGCTAATTGCTAAAAGCTAACAGCTATCTATAACTAATTTATTTATTATACTATTCTTTATAGTCTCAACTCTATTAAAAATTAATTAAATCTCTATTAATAAAAATTAATTTTTCTATAATTAAGTTATTATTTACTTTTAGTAATTTTATTACTTTGATATATAAACTAATAAATACATTTTTTATTAGCATAAAAAAAAACTATCGTCCATAGCTTAAGTGACACTTTGATGAACTGGCTACTTTTAACCCCAAGTTTTACTTAAATTAGATAAGACTAAAAGGCATCGAGTTGTATACATACGGTGCTTATGCTAAATTTAAGTGCTTCTACCAACAAATTTTCAGATATTACCTATATTTTTCAATCAATTTCTATCCGTGCATCTGTAATTACAGCTATACTGCTGATATTTAGTAGCATTGAGATGTGTGCGATCGCACAAACAACACTTCCACCATTTTTAGTAGCAGAAGCCCCCGATAGTGGAAACAATCACAACCATGAGAAGGTAGACGATCAAATCTATCTTCAACCACTACCCAGCCTTCCCTCTACTCTTCAAACACCTCCAGTTAAAACTGCAAACAATAACGAACTTAATCGCTTGTTATCTACAGGGGAATGTGAAGGGTGTAATTTAGTAGGAGTCGATTTAACCGGAGCGCACTTAGTAGGTGTTGATTTGAGGAATGCTAATTTGCAGGGAGCTATTTTAGTAAATGCGAATTTAGAAGGTGCTGATTTAGCGGGTGCAAATTTACAAGGCGCTAATTTTACAGCCGCTTTTGTTAGTGGGACTAACTTTAGCAATGCCAATTTAACACAAGTTAATTTTAGTCAAGCTAAATTAATTGATTCTGAAGTTGCTGGTGCGGTTTTACAAGATATAAATTTAACTGATGCTCAAGTGTTTAATACAGCTATCAGCATTGGTGGAGAAGATTCGGAGTAAGCAAACAACTGTGTACAGAAATAACTATACCATTACGCTCTTAATCCTCATTTTCTAGAATTAAGAGCGTTTTTATATTTTTGTCAATATAAATTATCTTTCAGAACTTACGCAAGTCTAAAACCTAGATTTCCCCTAGCCCCCAAAAGAAAGGAACATTCAAAGTCCCCCTTGTTAAGGGAGATTTAGGCGGATCTTTATTGAGATTGGCATATTGATGTCAAAATTAAATTATCACTATAAAAATTAGTTCAATATGCAAATTAAAGAGTATCTCCATACAGCTATTCTTGTTTCTAACTTAGAACGTGCCGAGCATTTTTACGGTAATATCTTAGGATTATCCCAGGTAGATCGCTCTTTAAACTTTCCTGGTACTTGGTATCAAGTTGGAGATTTTCAAATTCATTTGATTGTAGATACAAATATTAAGCCACAGCTACATAACTTTGAAAAGTTAGGACGCAACCGCCATATTGCTTTCTCAGTTAGTAATTTAGATGAAGCAAAATCACAGTTACTTACTCATAGTTGCGAAGTTCAAATGAGTGCATCTGGTCGTGCTGCTTTATTTACAATTGATCCAGATGGTAATGTCATTGAGTTAAATTTGGGATAAATGGTACAAACAATTCCAGCTAGGAACCTGACGCTAGGAGATTTAATAGATAAGTTTAATCTCCAACGTGCTACTGATGAGCAATTCTTTACAGAATGGTTGACTGATTTACCTGAATTGAGTGAGGTAGAAAAGCAAAGTTTAGATAGAGTTAAAAATAACTATCTTTATTTAATTGAACGCTATTCGATGAGCGAAAGCATTGTCAAAATGGTAGTGCTATCGCCGTTACTAGACTTAGCAGGTTTTTATCAACCGCCCTATCGCGTTGAGGGAGAACCCTCGGTAGAAATATTTGTTGAGGATGAAGGCGAAATTGTTAGGGGACAGATTGATGTTTTAGTTTTGCACCACCAATTGTGGATACTGGTAGTTGAGTCTAAGCGCAATACTGCGTCGATAGAAGTTGGAATACCCCAAGCTTTAGCTTATATGCTAGGTAATCCTAATCATGAAAAACCTACTTTTGGTTTAGTTACTAATGGTAGTTACTTTAGATTTTTGAAGCTAACTAAACAAGGTGTACCACAATACGCTAGATCTGATGATTTTTCCCTTTTTCGGCGGGATAATGAATTGTATAGTGTTGTGAGTATTCTCAAGCGTTTGGGTAATTTAGTACTGCAATGAGAATCATTGCATATATTTACAGTGATCCTTTATTAGAATCTGCCCCCGATTCTAATATTTGGGGGTGGGAAATTGATCGAGTTTATCAAGATTTAGGAGGTCGTCAACAATTAAAGCAGTTATTTAAAGATTGTATTGCAGAACCAGCAGATTATTTATTGATTAGGCGACTAGAAGAGTTGGGTGATTCGGTAGCGGAAGTATGCGATCGCATTTCTGAGATAGAATCTCTGAAGATTCAGCTTGTGGCGACGGAATGTGAAATTCCTCAACAACTGCAATTATTACAACTGTTACAACAAATTCAGTATAACCAACGGCGCGATCGCATTCGCCAAGGACACGCCCGCAACCGCCTTAAAGCTGCACCACCCCCAGGAAAAGTACCTTACGGTTATAAACGAGGTAAAGAGCGCTACATATTAGATCGTAGTGCAGCACCTGTAGTTAAAGATTTTTTTGAACAATTTTTACTTTATGGTTCTTTACGTGGCGCAGTGCGCTATTTAGAAAAGAAATATGGTAAGAAAATTTCTGTTTCTACTGGACAACGTTGGCTAACTAATCCAGTTTATCGGGGTGATACCGCATATCAAAATGGGGATGTCATCTCTGATACTCATGTAAGCATTATTTCTAGGGAAGAGGCGGCACAAATAGATCGACTGCTACGCCGTAACCGCAGTTTACCACCTCGTACTGCCAGCGCAACTCGTTCACTTGCAGGTTTAGTTGTCTGTGGTGATTGTAATTCGCCTACAATTGTTACTCGCGTGACGATGGCGCGAAAAAAACAGGAATATCTCTACTTACGTCCCCACAAGTGTCCACTTACACCTAAATGTCGTGCAATTCCATATCAAGAAGTATTACAGCAAACTATTGAAAAAATCTGCGAAGACTTACCTAAAGCTGTAGCGTCGATCAATTCGCCTAATATAGATGGAATTAAGCAAAAATTTAATCAAGAAATTGCTAATAAACAAGGTATTCTAGATCAGCTACTACAATTAATTGCTAATGGCATTCTGGACGTAGAGACAGCAGATTTACGTGCTTATAAGCTGCGGACAGAAATTGCTGAAATTAAAGATAAGTTAGCGCAACTTCCCCCTGTGAATTTGCCAATGGTAGCGCAAGCAGTTTCTATTCAGCAATTCTGGCTTGATTTATCTGAAACTGAACGTAGATTTTATTTTAGAGAATTTCTACGCCAAGTTAAGGTAAGGCGTGTAGATGGACAGTTGCAAACTCAGTTAATTTTTATTTTTGATTGCTAATTTTAATTTTATACTAATTAAATATTATTTTAAACTTATACACAACAAATAGAATAGAAAGCTGACGGCTGATAGCTGAGTGTTATCAATTAGGATTCCGACTAATCACAACAGGAGAAAATTAGGTTGTCTAATACACTGATCCAAGCTCAACCACCATTAGAATTTATCCCACCTGCGCTCAATCCTCTAGTAGTGCAAGGTGTGAAAATGTTGTTACCTATATGGTTGCGATCGCGCACATCCATTACTGAAATTAAAGCAGATAATGTCGAAACATTAGCTGATTTATATCAACAGTTTCAATCAGGAAAAACGCGCTTTTTAATGGCATTTCGCCATCCTAGCACTGATGACCCTTTTTCTATGCTCTACTTGGTTTCTTATATATTACCAAAAGTAGCAAAACAAAAAGGAATATCCCTCAAAAAACCGATCCATGCTTATTTTATGTATGATCGTGGTATTCCCATCTGGGCTGGATCAATAGTTACTTGGCTTTATCCACGTTTAGGTGGAACACCTATTCATCGTGGCAAATTAGATCGAGTTGGTTTACGCTCTGCTCGTAACTTATTAGTTAATGGTAATCTGCCATTGGCAGCAGCGCCAGAAGGTGCAACAAATGGTCATAATGAACTTATTAGTCCTCTAGAACCTGGTATTGCTCAATTAGGGTTTTGGTGCGCTGAAGATTTGCTTAAAGCTGAACGTTCTGAGCAAGTTTTTATTGTTCCAATTGGGATTAAATATAGTTATGTCCAGGCTCCTTGGAAACAAATAGAACAGCTTTTAACTACATTGGAAGCAGATAGTGGTTTGTCTGCAAGTAGTGAAAATTCCCAATTTAAAAACCAACAATTAGTACCAGGTGTTGAACCTTCAGATGAAGTCAAGAAATGGCTTTACAGGAGAGTTTATAAATTAGGTGAGCATCTATTATCTTTAATGGAGGACTTTTATACTAAGTTTTATCATCAAAAACTACCAACAGCACCAAAAAAAGAGTCTAATAACGTTACCTCAACAGAAGAATTAGAATCGCAATCATTGAGTTACAAGGAATTTAGTACTAGACTTCATGCGCTTTTAGATGTTGCTTTGCAAGTAGCAGAACAATATTTTAATGTGTTACCTAAAGGGAGTTTAATTGATCGTTGTCGTCGTTTAGAGCAAGCAGGATGGGATTATATTTATCGTGAAGATATTAAAAACCCCGAAGCACTTTCAGCCTTAGAGAAAGGACTTGCTGATCGCATTGCTGCTGAGGCAAGCTTAAGAATGTGGCACATGAGGTTAGTTGAAAGTTTTGTATCAGTTACAGGTAAGTATATTTTAGAAAAACCCACAGCCGACAGGTTTGCAGAAACCACCTTATTAATGTGGGATATGATGACCAGAATTAAAGGCGGAAACCCATTTATGCGCCCAAGCTTAGGTAAACAACGTGTACAAATGACTATAGGTGAACCTATATCAGTTTCAGAACGTTGGGATACTTATTCTAGTAGTCGTCGCAGTGCTAAACAATCTGTTGAAAATCTGACTCAAGACATACAAACTGCTTTTGAAAGTATGATTTAGCTTTGACAATAGACATCTCCTATTAAAGAATGTAGAGATATTGTCTACAATGTCTCTACATCAAATATTGCGAATGATTATTTTAATGATTAATATAAATAATTTATGTCTTACTAAAATTTAGCTTAATACAGTAGTATGTACAATACCAGCTTTGTTTGGGGTCGTTTTAAAAAATGGATGCGTTGGTCTGATATCAGAATAGATCAATTATTAGTATTAGGATTATTATTGGCAGCGTTGCTATTATTTACTATTAATCTTGGCATACCACTAAGAGATTGGGATGAAGGTACTGTAGCCCAAGTTGCGCGGGAAATAGCCTTAGCACCAGCACATTCTTTGAAGTGGCTTTATCCCACACTTGCAGGTGAACCTTATTTAAATAAACCACCATTAATTCACATATTAATTGCTGCTAGTTATAAAGTTTTTGGAATAAGTGAGTGGAGTACGCGCTTATTACCAGCGTTACTGACTGCTATTTCTGTACCGTTGCTGTATGGGGTGGGAAGAGAAATTTTTAAAAGTCGTACTCCAGCAATTTTTTCAGCGTTAATTTACTTAACGTTGTTACCAGTAGTAAGACACGGACGTTTAGCAATGCTAGATGGTTCAGTGTTGTGCTTTTTATTATTAATGATTTTGTGCGTGTTGCGATCGCGCCGTGACTTGCGTTGGTGTTTAGGTACAGGAATCGCCTTCGGGTTGATTTGTCTCACTAAAGGGATAATGGGAGTACTATTAGGTGCGATCGCGGTTTTATTCCTACTTTGGGATACACCCAGACTTTTAACATCTTGGTTTTTTTGGTTAGG
This genomic stretch from Oculatellaceae cyanobacterium harbors:
- a CDS encoding alanine--glyoxylate aminotransferase family protein; its protein translation is MDNKLMLMIPGPTPVPEQVLLAMAKHPIGHRSGEFSKIMAEVTENLKWLHQTQNDVLMLTVSGTGAMEAGIINFLSPGDRVLVGSNGKFGERWVEVCGAYSLNVDPVTTEWGKPLDPEQFREKLEADTEKQIKAVIITHSETSTGVINDLETINRHVKAHGEALIIVDAVTSLGAANVPIDAWGLDVVGSGSQKGYMIPPGLGFVSVSPKAWEAYEKAKLPKYYLDLKPYRKNAAKNTTPFTPPVNLIIGLQAALQMMKAEGLESIFARHQRQMNATREAMKALGLPLFAPDGAGSPAITAVAPTIVDAEQVRSVMKKRFDIVLAGGQDHLKGKIFRIGHLGFVSDRDILTAVGSLEATLIELGHEGFTSGAGVAAAAKVIAKS
- a CDS encoding pentapeptide repeat-containing protein, yielding MLNLSASTNKFSDITYIFQSISIRASVITAILLIFSSIEMCAIAQTTLPPFLVAEAPDSGNNHNHEKVDDQIYLQPLPSLPSTLQTPPVKTANNNELNRLLSTGECEGCNLVGVDLTGAHLVGVDLRNANLQGAILVNANLEGADLAGANLQGANFTAAFVSGTNFSNANLTQVNFSQAKLIDSEVAGAVLQDINLTDAQVFNTAISIGGEDSE
- a CDS encoding VOC family protein, whose product is MQIKEYLHTAILVSNLERAEHFYGNILGLSQVDRSLNFPGTWYQVGDFQIHLIVDTNIKPQLHNFEKLGRNRHIAFSVSNLDEAKSQLLTHSCEVQMSASGRAALFTIDPDGNVIELNLG
- a CDS encoding type I restriction endonuclease — its product is MVQTIPARNLTLGDLIDKFNLQRATDEQFFTEWLTDLPELSEVEKQSLDRVKNNYLYLIERYSMSESIVKMVVLSPLLDLAGFYQPPYRVEGEPSVEIFVEDEGEIVRGQIDVLVLHHQLWILVVESKRNTASIEVGIPQALAYMLGNPNHEKPTFGLVTNGSYFRFLKLTKQGVPQYARSDDFSLFRRDNELYSVVSILKRLGNLVLQ
- a CDS encoding recombinase family protein, encoding MRIIAYIYSDPLLESAPDSNIWGWEIDRVYQDLGGRQQLKQLFKDCIAEPADYLLIRRLEELGDSVAEVCDRISEIESLKIQLVATECEIPQQLQLLQLLQQIQYNQRRDRIRQGHARNRLKAAPPPGKVPYGYKRGKERYILDRSAAPVVKDFFEQFLLYGSLRGAVRYLEKKYGKKISVSTGQRWLTNPVYRGDTAYQNGDVISDTHVSIISREEAAQIDRLLRRNRSLPPRTASATRSLAGLVVCGDCNSPTIVTRVTMARKKQEYLYLRPHKCPLTPKCRAIPYQEVLQQTIEKICEDLPKAVASINSPNIDGIKQKFNQEIANKQGILDQLLQLIANGILDVETADLRAYKLRTEIAEIKDKLAQLPPVNLPMVAQAVSIQQFWLDLSETERRFYFREFLRQVKVRRVDGQLQTQLIFIFDC